One part of the Cyanobacterium stanieri LEGE 03274 genome encodes these proteins:
- a CDS encoding S1 family peptidase: protein MSIIFISLTGYLYLQSRLIAQNTYQQSQQEEIKKIAQSVTFTISPRNNNMNTGGSGVLINKENNNYYVITNNHVVEDITILYQIKTPEGNTYPAQIIAQNNQNSIVDDLALLKFTSTTNYQPVTLSQNENISQNQSIIASGFPFDEKGIQSTDIKHTLGKIKLILPQPLKGGYQFGYTNEIYNGMSGGAILNIQGELVGINGLGKYPAIGNPYVYQNGAEIDDFSWDKMSQMSWGIPIKSIRLFISDSQYLSP from the coding sequence TTGTCTATTATATTTATTTCCCTCACAGGCTATCTATACTTACAATCGAGACTAATTGCCCAAAACACATACCAACAATCACAACAAGAAGAAATAAAAAAAATAGCCCAGTCAGTAACCTTCACCATATCTCCTAGAAACAATAACATGAACACAGGCGGTTCAGGAGTCTTAATCAATAAAGAAAATAATAACTATTATGTCATTACCAATAACCATGTCGTAGAAGACATCACCATTCTTTATCAAATAAAAACACCCGAAGGAAATACTTATCCAGCCCAAATTATTGCCCAAAATAATCAAAACTCCATCGTCGATGACTTAGCCTTACTAAAATTTACCTCTACTACCAACTATCAACCAGTTACATTAAGTCAAAATGAAAATATTAGTCAAAATCAATCAATCATCGCTAGTGGATTTCCCTTTGACGAAAAAGGAATACAATCCACAGACATCAAACATACCCTAGGAAAAATTAAACTAATCTTACCCCAACCCCTCAAAGGTGGTTATCAATTTGGTTATACCAACGAGATATATAATGGTATGAGTGGAGGGGCAATTTTAAACATTCAGGGAGAATTAGTAGGTATTAACGGATTAGGAAAATATCCCGCCATCGGTAACCCTTACGTATATCAAAATGGTGCAGAAATTGACGACTTTTCTTGGGATAAAATGAGTCAAATGAGTTGGGGTATTCCAATAAAATCCATTAGATTATTTATATCTGATTCCCAGTACCTCTCACCATAA
- a CDS encoding class I SAM-dependent methyltransferase, with product MLLNSNNSSLLDKVIYRINASPEKKITFAEYMDMCLYDEQYGYYTSKSIAIGPEGDFFTSSSISSDFGELLAIQMEEFWQVLGQPKSFRIVEMGAGEGILAKIILDYLQSKFPSFYECIQYLIIEKSTALKIKQKETVNPTKYPIIWQDWQEIDSESIIGCFISNELMDALPVHRIIKDEGELKEIYVTVEDGNLREIYNNFSTDKIEEYLMINHVNLREDSYPHNYQTEVNLFSLEILAKIAQKLKRGYVLTVDYGYDAQKFYHPQRYEGTLKCYYQHRHHHNPYVNLGIQDITSHVNFTALVESGLNFGLDNLGLTQQALFLMELGLGDRLNDLSSGKILLSELWQRRNQLHELINPQGLGGFYVLLQGKNLRETERKQTLKGFTNF from the coding sequence ATGTTGCTAAATTCTAATAATTCTTCGTTGCTTGATAAGGTTATTTATCGCATTAACGCTTCACCAGAGAAAAAGATAACTTTTGCTGAGTATATGGATATGTGTCTATATGATGAGCAGTATGGATATTATACGTCAAAGTCGATCGCCATTGGCCCTGAGGGAGACTTTTTTACTTCTTCTTCCATATCTTCTGATTTTGGAGAGTTATTGGCAATACAAATGGAGGAGTTTTGGCAGGTTTTGGGGCAACCTAAGTCTTTTAGAATAGTAGAAATGGGGGCAGGAGAAGGTATTTTAGCTAAAATTATTTTAGATTATCTACAAAGTAAGTTTCCTTCTTTTTATGAATGTATTCAATACTTAATTATTGAAAAGTCAACGGCTTTAAAAATCAAACAAAAAGAAACCGTTAACCCCACAAAGTATCCTATTATTTGGCAAGATTGGCAGGAAATTGACTCGGAGTCGATTATCGGTTGCTTTATTAGTAACGAGTTAATGGATGCTTTACCTGTCCATCGTATCATTAAAGATGAGGGGGAGTTAAAAGAAATTTATGTAACAGTGGAGGATGGTAATTTAAGAGAAATATACAATAATTTTTCTACGGATAAAATTGAAGAATATTTAATGATTAATCACGTTAATTTGAGGGAGGATAGCTATCCTCATAATTATCAAACAGAAGTAAATTTATTCTCCTTGGAGATTTTGGCAAAAATTGCTCAGAAATTAAAACGAGGTTATGTTTTAACGGTAGATTATGGTTATGATGCCCAAAAGTTTTATCATCCGCAAAGATATGAGGGAACTTTAAAATGTTATTATCAACATCGTCATCATCATAATCCTTATGTTAATCTTGGTATTCAAGATATTACTAGCCATGTTAATTTTACTGCCTTGGTAGAATCAGGATTAAATTTTGGTTTAGATAATTTAGGATTGACGCAACAGGCTTTATTTTTAATGGAATTAGGACTGGGCGATCGCCTTAATGACTTATCCAGTGGTAAAATATTATTATCAGAATTGTGGCAACGTCGAAATCAACTTCACGAATTAATTAACCCTCAAGGTTTGGGCGGTTTTTATGTGTTACTACAAGGGAAAAACTTAAGGGAAACGGAAAGAAAACAAACCCTCAAAGGTTTTACTAACTTCTAA